Within Pseudomonas alloputida, the genomic segment GCCTTCGTTGTACCCCTCGTTGAACTGACGCATGTTGCTGGAGAAGGAGGCCACCGACAGCACACCGGGCACCCCCTGCATGGCCCAGACGAAGCGATCCTGGTACTGACCCGCCGCGACATCCTCGCAGGCCGCCGCCTCGCCTTCACCAGAGGCCCCCTGGTTGGCTTCGAAAACCACGCTGAGCCAGTCGAGGCCAATGTCGTAGCTGGTGGCGATCGAGACCGCATCGCGATTGAAGCGCGAGTCCTCACGCAACTCCGGCGCACCCGCCTGCAACGAGCCGACGACCCGGTCGTGGCTTTGCCAGATCGCCACCAGGAACACCACCAGGGCCACGCCAAGCACCCACTGTGCGTTACGCCACTCGGCGAGCCGGGCCAGGCCTCGCAGCCAGCGGGTACGGCGCTGCCGGGAAACTTCCTGGGCAGCCGCATAGCGATCGTCCACCCGCAGCATGGAGGCCAGCAATGGCAGCATCAGCAGGTTGGTGATGATCTTGTAGGCCACACCGAGGGAGGCCGTGATGGCGACTTCTCGTACCATCGGGATAGGAATCAGCAGCAGCGTCACGAACGACACCAGTGCGGTCACCAAGGCCAGTGTTCCCGGTATCAGCAAGCCGGTGAAGCTCGAGCGCGCCGCCTCTTCGGCACTCTTGCCGATAGCGATCTCGCGCACGATGAAGTTGATTTGCTGCACGCCATGGGAAACCCCGATGGCGAACACCAGGAAGGGCACCAGCACCGCCAACGGGTCGAGCCCGTACCCCAACAGGCGCAGGCTGCCGAACTGCCACACCAGCGAGGCCAGCGAACAGACCAGCGCCAGCAGCGTGAAGCGCAGTGAGTGGCAATACCAGTACACCGCCCCCGCGGTCAGAAGCAACGCAAGCAAACAGAACTCCAGTACGGCTGAAGCACCGTCAGCGATGTCGCCGATCTGCTTGGCGAAACCGATGATCTGGACTTCGAATTCGCCATCCTCGAATTGCTGGCGGATCTCTTTTTCCAGCCTGTGGTTGAACGCCACATAGTCCAGGTGGGCGCCATTGGTGCCGTACTCGTTGAGTTCCACCGTGATCATCGCGCTGCTCTGATCACGGGAAACCAGCGTGCCGATGAAACCACCCTGGGCAGTGGAGTTGGCGATCGTCGCGATGATCTGGTCATCCAGGTGATCGGGAGAAACCGTACCCGGTACCAGTGGATCAGCGCGAAAACCTTCTTCGGTGATTTCGTTGACGAAGGCATTGGGCGTCCACAGGGACCGCACACTGCTGCGCGACACTCCAGGAAGGAAGGTCACTGCCTGGGTGACGTCATACAGCCGCTTCAGGCCCGGGGCGCTCCATATATCGCCCTGTCGGGCCTTGACCACGATGGTCAGCCGGTTCGCTCCCAGCAGGTCGTTGCGGTAGGCCTCGAATGTCTTGATGTATTCGTGGCCTAGCGGCAACTGCTTTTCGAAGCCAGCATCCATGCGCAGTTGCACGGCGAACCAGCCCATGATCAGCGTGAACACCGCCAGGCTCGCCAGCACCAGACGACGATGCCCGAACAACACACCCTCGACGCGTGACAACAGGCCACGTGCCGGGGCTTCAGATAGCTTTACAGAACCGTTCACGGCAGGCCTCACAAGGTGCGGGAAATCGCGATGCCGACATAATCGCGGTCACGATAAAGCTGGTCGTAGGGGGTTTCGCCGCCCATGAACTTCGCGTAGTTGAGGGAAATCTGCCAACTGGCCGGGTTTCGTACGAAATTCAGGTACAGGTTCATGCTGCTCGCGTCTTCGGTGAAGGTGGCGCTCAGGTTCGGCGTTCGCCCGCCAAGCGAGCGCGAGTAGAAGACGCCGGGCGTGACCTGCCAGCCCGGCAGCAACGTGCCGTCATAGGTCAGGCTGAAGTCCAGGTTGATGCCCGACGAGGTCTTGTCGCCACGGGACTTGGGCGCTGTCGCAGGATCCAGTTGCCAGGCATTGAGCCCTGGGGCGAGTGGTTCGCCATTGACCTCGTCATGCAGCCCGGGGTACTTGATGACCACCAGTTCCGATAGCAGGGTGCCCGTGCTGGCCCCGGTGAAATCGAGCAGCGTCGGGGAGTTGGACGGCGTGAAGCTGTAAAGGCCGGTGAGGTGCCACTGGAATTTCTTTTCGTCTTTCCAGCATTTGCCCCCATTGCTGGAACACAGGTCGACGACAGGGTTGAGCATGACCGAATCCTTCGG encodes:
- a CDS encoding efflux RND transporter permease subunit produces the protein MNGSVKLSEAPARGLLSRVEGVLFGHRRLVLASLAVFTLIMGWFAVQLRMDAGFEKQLPLGHEYIKTFEAYRNDLLGANRLTIVVKARQGDIWSAPGLKRLYDVTQAVTFLPGVSRSSVRSLWTPNAFVNEITEEGFRADPLVPGTVSPDHLDDQIIATIANSTAQGGFIGTLVSRDQSSAMITVELNEYGTNGAHLDYVAFNHRLEKEIRQQFEDGEFEVQIIGFAKQIGDIADGASAVLEFCLLALLLTAGAVYWYCHSLRFTLLALVCSLASLVWQFGSLRLLGYGLDPLAVLVPFLVFAIGVSHGVQQINFIVREIAIGKSAEEAARSSFTGLLIPGTLALVTALVSFVTLLLIPIPMVREVAITASLGVAYKIITNLLMLPLLASMLRVDDRYAAAQEVSRQRRTRWLRGLARLAEWRNAQWVLGVALVVFLVAIWQSHDRVVGSLQAGAPELREDSRFNRDAVSIATSYDIGLDWLSVVFEANQGASGEGEAAACEDVAAGQYQDRFVWAMQGVPGVLSVASFSSNMRQFNEGYNEGNPKMAAVPIDPMNYAALATEVARTPGLVRTDCSMSAVHLYLADHKATTINRVVDAAKAFRSDYPQPGLSIRLASGNAGVLAAINEEVEKSETPMLLYVYAAIALLVFAVYRDLRAVLVCCLPLTIGTFIGYWFMKELQIGLTIATLPVMVLAVGIGVDYAFYIYNRLQLHLAHGQSITKAVEHALLEVGVATIFTAITLAVGVATWAFSELKFQADMGKLLAFMFIVNMVMAMTVLPAFAVWLERVFPRKRPVRMIGALVH